The DNA region ATGCCCATTTAAAAAGAACCATAATGGGAAGAGAAGTGGTGATTGCAATAACTAATGGTAAGCTTGATCTTGGTCCTTGGGAACAGGTGTTTTACGGAGAGTTTGATGGTAGGAGAAGGAAAAGGGTCCTTGTGAAGATAATAGGTGAGTAGGAGGAGGAGAATATGTTTTTAACAGTATTTAGTAAGTTTTTGCCAGTATTTTTGCTTTTTCTTCTTGGAAATCTTTTTAGGATAAAAAGCTATGTGAGTGAGAATGCTGTATCGGAACTGAAAAAATTGGTAGTGAATGTTTTTCTTCCTTCCCTCTTGTTTTTATCCTTTTCTCGCACAGGAATTGAGCCCAAACATCTAATAATTGTTGTAATTATGTTTTTAGTTTGCACTATTTTGCTTTTTATTGGAAGGTTTTTTCAAAAGCTTTTAAAAGTTGACTCTAAGTATTTCTATCTTCTTTTTACAGGTTTTGAGGCTGGAATGTTGGGATATTCTTTATTTACTGTTTTTTACGGGACGGAAAATGTATTTAAGTTTGCCATTATTGATTTGGGACAAGTCACCTTTGTCTTCTTTGTTCTTGTAGGGATTCTTTTAAGTATAAAAGAGGGTAGAAGATCTTGGAATTTTAAGAGCATGCTTTACTCCTTCCTTAAGACTCCAGTAATAATTGCTATTTTTCTTGGAATAATATTTCAAAAAACAAAACTTATTGATATTTTTATGAAGAATATTCTTCTTTCTTCCATATTAGAAACTATTGAGATGCTTTCGGTAATGACTGTGCCATTTATATCTTTAATTATAGGGTACGAATTAAAGTTTCAAAAAGAAAATCTTTCTCTTTCCTTTAAAGTAGTTATTTTGAGAAACGTGGTTCTCATAGTTTTGGGGTTTTTAATCAATTACATTGTAATAAATAAAATGTTAGGTCTTGATAATATATTCCAAAGAGCTTTAATAACCATGTTTCTCCTTCCCCCTCCCTTTATTATTCCTCTATATATAAGGGATGAAGATAGAGAAGATAAAGTTTTTATTTCAAATACTCTTGCTTTGAGCACCCTTTTTACTATGTTAATTTTCCTTTTAATGAACATATTAGGAGGAGTAACGTTATGAAAAAATTTTTAATTATTAACGCGGATGATTTTGGAATGTGTCATTCTATGAATAAGGCTATAATGGATCTTTTTGATATGGACCTTATTTCTTCGGCATCTCTAATGATTACGTGCCCATGGGTAATAGAAGCTGTTGATTTTTGTAAATATAAAAAAGTAGATATCGGCTTACATCTTACCTTTACTAGTGAGTGGAAAAATTATAAGTAGGGGCCTGTTGTGAAGAGTAAAGTTAAGCTTTCAATAACTGATACATATGGGCATTTTTTTGAAACGGTGGAGGAATTGGAAAAGAGGGCTGAGGAAGGCGATATAGAGGATGAGATTAAAGCTCAAATAGAGCTTGCTTTTAAGTATGGATTAGCTGTGTCCCATATAGACAATCATATGGGAAGCCTTTATGGCTTTTATGGAAGAACTTTTCTTCCTTTAGTGTTCAAGTATTGTAAGAAGTATAATCTTCCCTTTAGACTTCCAAGATATTTAAAGGATAATTTTCCAGATTTCTTATCCCTTTGAGGAGATAAACGGGGAAGATCAGGAATTTCGGAGTTATATATTCACCCATCTATAGAAAGCGAGGAAATAAAAGCTATAACTCCTCATTGGAAAAAAGCGAGTTTGGGAATATAGAGTATTTCAAGAAGACAAAGTTCAAGAAGTAATAAGAAACGAAGGGATTTTAGTAACTTCTTGGGGGATTTTAAGAAAGTAATTGTTATTTTTTTTGGCTTGACAAAAAATTATAAATGAATAAAAATTTGTTTAGGCAAACGTTTATATTAGCGTTTGCAAAATTAAAAAGGGGGGCTGGTTATGAGGTCAAATTATCCTAAATTACTTATCAGTCTTTTGATCCTTATAGTTCTTCTTGGGAATACTTTTTCTGCACCGAAATATAACGAAGCACCAGTTCTTGCTCAACTTGTAAAAGAAGGCAAGCTTCCTCCTATAGAGGAAAGACTTCCTAAAAACCCTGTGGTTTTGAAGCCTTATGAAGAAATTGGTAAATATGGGGGGACTTGGAGGAGGGCTTGGCTTGGAGCCGGAGATAGATGGGGGATTGCAAGAATATCTATTGCTGCATGTAATCTTTTAAGGTTTAGCTCTGATGGTAAAAAGATTCTTCCATGGCTCGTAGATAAGTACACAGTTTCAAAGGATGGTAGAATATATACCTTCCATATACGTGAAGGGATTAAATGGTCCGATGGACAATCTTTTACTTCAGATGATGTAATATTCTGGTATGAAGATATTATTTGTAACAAAGATTTAACTCCTAATATGCCCGCTCAATTTGTGGGTTCTGATGGAAAGTCTATTGCAAAATTTGAGAAGATTGATACTTATACTTTTAGGATAATCTTTCCTGAACCTAAACCACTCTTTATTTATGATATACCTGCGCAGGGTTGGTATATAGATAATACTCACGGGTCTCTCTCATATTATGCTCCAAAGCATTATTTGATGCAATTCCATCCCAAGTATACCCCTATAGATAAGTTAGAGAAGATGGCAAAAGATGCAGGTTTTAATAAGTGGTATGAACTCTTTAAGTTCAAAGATGACTGGTTACAAAATCCTGACCTTCCCATAACTGCCCCATGGAAAGTTGTGAGCAAGAGTCCCAACGAACCTGTATTTGTAATGGAAAGAAACCCATACTACTTTGTAGTGGATCCTGAGGGAAATCAACTTCCATATATTGACAGGATAGTCCACTATTTAGTAAGTGATGCAGAAATGATCAATATGAAGGCAGTGGCGGGAGAAATTGATTGTCAAGATAGACATATGAGGGTTTCTAATTATTCTCTATTTATGGAAAATGCTCAAAAAGGAAATTACAGAGTTTTAAAGTGGGCATCCGCAGTTGGGGCTGATCCTGCCATATATCTCAACCAAAATGTAAAAGATCCTGTTAAGAGACAACTTTTCCAGGATGTAAGGTTTAGACAAGCATTATCTCTTGCCATAAATAGAGATGAAATAAACAAGATACTGTATATGGGACTTGGAACTCCAATGCAAGCTGCAATACCCAAAGGTGCTGCTTATTATGATCCATACTGGGAGAAGGCATATGCTCAATATGATCCAGGAAGAGCGAAGATATTACTTGATGCTATGGGACTCAAAGTAGGAAAAGATGGGTTTAGGCTTGGACCTGATGGCAAACCTATCGAGCTAATTGTCAGTTTTACTACCTATCCTGGAAATGCTAATATGAGTATTATGGAGCTTATCAAAAGTTATTGGGAGAAAATAGGAATTAAGACCATAATTAAGCAAATAGATAGAAGTTTGTACGTAACTAACTGTAATTCGGGAGATATTGAGATTGGTATATGGGTAATGGACAGATGCTCTAACTTTATCTTAAGCCCTGGAAGAATTTTAGGAACCATAACCGATGGTCCATGGGCTCCTCTTTATGCAAGATGGTACTGGACAAAAGGTAAAGAAGGAGAGGAACCTACAGGAGATATAAGAAAACTTTATGAGTTATGGGATCAAGTCAATCAAACTACCGATACAGTAAAAAGAGATGCACTTATTAGACAAATTGTTGCTCTTCATAGAAAGAATATATGGATTATAGGTACTGTGGGTGCTCTACCGTCCCTTTGTATAGTAAAGAATAATTTCAGAAATGTCCCTGAATATCTAATAAGTGATGCGCCACTTTTCACTCCTTTGAATGCATTCCCAGAACAATTCTTTATAAAGTAAGCTAAACTGAAACATAGAATTTTAAAGGGGAGGGAGAATGTTCTCTCCCCTTTTTAATTTTATTTAATATTTTAAAGCCTCCTTTGGTATAATACATTTGAATTATTAATTGGAAGGAGAGATAATTAATGGAAGCATTGAGACAGAATTTTCCGTTGCTTTTGCCTCTTTTTGTTGTTCAATTAATTTTTCAAATAACAGCTATCGTTGATATTTTTAAAAGAAGTAAAGAAGAAATCAGATGGGAAAACAAAATAATATGGCTTATAATTATTCTTGTCTTTGGGTTTTTAGGGCCTGTTATTTATTTTATTTTTGGAAGAAAGTAGTATGAATGTAATAGAGACGCATAATCTGTACAAATATTATGGAATTAAAAAGGTGTTAGATGATTTAAACTTAGAGGTCCCTGAGGGAGTTATTTTTGGTTATTTGGGGCCTAATGGAGCGGGAAAGACAACTACCATAAGGATTCTTTTAAATCTTGCAAAACCTACAAAAGGCAGTGTTTTGGTTTTAGGAGAAAATATATCAAAAAGTAGAAAATATTTAAGAAGGATAGGTTATCTTCCTGACGTACCCAATTTTTATAACTATTTTACTGCTAAGGAATATTTAGAAGTTCTATCTGAAATAATAGGCGTGGATAAAAAAAGAGTAGAAGAAGTTCTGGAGATAGTTGGTCTTAAGAATGAAAAGAAAAGAATTGGGGCTTTTTCAAGAGGTATGAAACAGAGGCTTGGAATTGCTCAAGCTTTGCTTCCAGATCCAAAGCTTCTTATTTTGGATGAACCAACTTCGTCCTTAGATCCTCAAGGAAGAAAAGAGATCCTGGATTTGATTTTGTCTTTGAGAGGAGAAAAGACAGTGTTTTTCTCAACCCATATTCTTTCTGATGTAGAGAGAGTATGTGATAGGGTTGGGATTTTGAGAGAAGGGAGACTTTTGTTAAATGATACCTTAGATAATATTAAGAAAAAACTTTCTAGAAGAATTGTGAAATTAAAAGTTGATGATCCCTTAAGAATGATGGAAAGAGTAAAGAAAGAGGATTTTGTGGAGGAAGTTTTGATTAAAAATCAGAATTCTTTAATAATAAAGGTGAAAGATCTTCAAAGGGCGGGAAAGAAGATTCCTGAAATTATTGTGCAAGAGAATTTATCTATTATGCATTTTGAAGTTTCAGAGCCAACTCTTGAGGATATATTTTTTGAGGTGATCTCATGATCCTGAAATTAATGAAAAAAGAATGGAAAGAACTTGTTAAAACTGGTAAAATATATGTGCTTCTTTTTGTTTTTCTTTTCTTCTCCATAGGAAGTCCTGTGATTGCAAAGTTTACTCCCGATATAATAAAAAGTCTTGCATCAGGCTCAGAGATGCAAGGAATTATTATTCACCTTCCACCTCCTACTTGGAAGGATGCTTTATTGCAATTTTTTAAAAATCTAAATCAAATAGTCTTTATCGTGATTGTAATAGTTTTTATAGGGAGTATTTCGGAAGAGAAAAACAGGGGAACAGCAAGCATATTACTCTCTTTTGGGGTTGAAAGAAAAAAATGGCTACTTTCAAAGTTTTTGTTTCAACTTTTTGTAACTTTTATTTTTGTTCTATTCTCCTATATCCTTTGTGCCTATTATACTTATTTTCTTTTTAAAGAGATTTCTATATATAGTTCCCTTTTTGCAACTCTTCTTTATTTAATATATGTTTTCTTTGTTCTATCTTTATTAATTTTTTCTAGTTCTCTTGGAAAAAATACTATTCAATCTGCAGGAATATTCTTTGCTATTTTTATAATTTTTAACCTTATTTCCATTTTTCCTAATTTAAATGAGTATAATCCTATGAGCCTTTCCTCTTTTGAAAATCAATGGATCCTAAAGGGAGTATTATGGAAAGATGCTATTAAAAATATAATCTTTACCCTTATTTATTCTTTTATTTTACTCTTTTTAAGTATTATTCATTTTGAGAATGAGGAGTTATAAAGGAATGATTGTGGGACTTTTTAATGACTCCTTTCCTCCTATAATGGATGGTGTAGCTATTGCAGTGAAAAATTACGCTTATTATATAAACAAAAAATATGGAAAAGCCTATGTTATAACTCCCTCTTTCCCAGGATATAAAGATAAGGAAGAATACGAAGTAATAAGGTATTTTTCTATTCCAGTTATTTTAAGGCCTCCCTATAGGTTCGGTGTACCTTTTTTAGACATTAAAGTAGTGAAAAAAATAGAGAGTATTCCCTTTGATATTATTCATGTGCATTCACCCTTTTCTTCAGGCATTTTAGGACTTTATATCGCAAGGAAGAAGAAAATTCCAATTGTGGCTTCTTTTCATACGAAATATTATGATGATTTTAAGGAGGCCACAAAGTCAGATTTCCTGGCAAAAATTGGGGTGAAGATAATAGTGGAATTTTATCATAGGGTTGATGAGGTCTGGACTGTAAATTCTGCAACTGCAAAAACTTTAAAAGAGTATGGGTTTAAGAAGGATATAAAGATAGTTCCCAATGGCACGGACTTTTTTCCTCTTGAGAATTTGGGAGATTACAAGAATAAGATAAATAGGATTCATAATTTATCAGAAGAGGATACAGTTATTCTCTTTGTAGGACAAATGGTAAGGCAAAAAAATGTAGAACTACTTTTGAGATCCTTAAGTATTTTGAAAGAAGATAATGTTAATTTTAAAGCCATATTTGTTGGAACGGGGAAAGATGAGGACTATTTTAAAAGGCTTGCCGAAGAGCTAAAAATAAAGGACAAAGTCATTTTTACAGGAAAGATTTTTGATAGGGAACTTTTAAAGGCGTACTATGCAAGAGCTAATCTTTTGGCTTTTCCTTCCTTATATGATACCTCTGCTCTTGTGATAAAAGAGGCTTCTGCTATGGGATGTCCATCTCTCCTTATAAAAGGATCGACAGTAGCAGAAGGTGAAGGAGTAATAGATGGTTTTAATGGCTTTCTTTCAGAAAATGATCATATCACCTATGCAAGAAAGATGAAAGAGATATTATCTCAAAAGGAGTTTTTAAAAAAAGTTGGGGAGAATGCAAGAAAAACTCTTTATAAGCATTGGGAAGAAATAGTAGATGAAGTAGTTGGAAATTACAGAGAATTGATAGAAAAGTATAAAAAGGAATACTAATTTTTAAACTCTAATTAAAAATTTGGTTTTAATTTATTTTTAGAGAAGTAAACCTGGGTTGTTATTGTTAAACTTTCCCTTTTAAATTTCTTTTAAAAAATCACTTGTCAATTTTATTATTTTTTGCTATAAAAAAAGTGTAGATTTTAAGTTTACAATAAAAAGATTTTTAATATCAAAATAAAAACGATATTTGAGAAATAAAGCACGAGACAAATTTTTACAGTAAAAGAAAAATTAAAAAATTAAATTATTAAATGGGGGTGAGAAAAAAATTATGACTTTTAAAAATTTCTTTGTGAAAGGGGGAAGAATGATGTTTTCTAAAAGACTATTTATCGTTTTAGCTTTGTTATTAATTCTATTAATTACCATTGGAAGTGGAGTGGATTTTCCTACAAGGCCGGTACAGATAATTGTTCCTTGGTCAGCTGGTGGTGCAACAGATGTTCTT from Dictyoglomus turgidum DSM 6724 includes:
- a CDS encoding ABC transporter substrate-binding protein encodes the protein MRSNYPKLLISLLILIVLLGNTFSAPKYNEAPVLAQLVKEGKLPPIEERLPKNPVVLKPYEEIGKYGGTWRRAWLGAGDRWGIARISIAACNLLRFSSDGKKILPWLVDKYTVSKDGRIYTFHIREGIKWSDGQSFTSDDVIFWYEDIICNKDLTPNMPAQFVGSDGKSIAKFEKIDTYTFRIIFPEPKPLFIYDIPAQGWYIDNTHGSLSYYAPKHYLMQFHPKYTPIDKLEKMAKDAGFNKWYELFKFKDDWLQNPDLPITAPWKVVSKSPNEPVFVMERNPYYFVVDPEGNQLPYIDRIVHYLVSDAEMINMKAVAGEIDCQDRHMRVSNYSLFMENAQKGNYRVLKWASAVGADPAIYLNQNVKDPVKRQLFQDVRFRQALSLAINRDEINKILYMGLGTPMQAAIPKGAAYYDPYWEKAYAQYDPGRAKILLDAMGLKVGKDGFRLGPDGKPIELIVSFTTYPGNANMSIMELIKSYWEKIGIKTIIKQIDRSLYVTNCNSGDIEIGIWVMDRCSNFILSPGRILGTITDGPWAPLYARWYWTKGKEGEEPTGDIRKLYELWDQVNQTTDTVKRDALIRQIVALHRKNIWIIGTVGALPSLCIVKNNFRNVPEYLISDAPLFTPLNAFPEQFFIK
- a CDS encoding ABC transporter ATP-binding protein produces the protein MNVIETHNLYKYYGIKKVLDDLNLEVPEGVIFGYLGPNGAGKTTTIRILLNLAKPTKGSVLVLGENISKSRKYLRRIGYLPDVPNFYNYFTAKEYLEVLSEIIGVDKKRVEEVLEIVGLKNEKKRIGAFSRGMKQRLGIAQALLPDPKLLILDEPTSSLDPQGRKEILDLILSLRGEKTVFFSTHILSDVERVCDRVGILREGRLLLNDTLDNIKKKLSRRIVKLKVDDPLRMMERVKKEDFVEEVLIKNQNSLIIKVKDLQRAGKKIPEIIVQENLSIMHFEVSEPTLEDIFFEVIS
- a CDS encoding AEC family transporter, producing the protein MFLTVFSKFLPVFLLFLLGNLFRIKSYVSENAVSELKKLVVNVFLPSLLFLSFSRTGIEPKHLIIVVIMFLVCTILLFIGRFFQKLLKVDSKYFYLLFTGFEAGMLGYSLFTVFYGTENVFKFAIIDLGQVTFVFFVLVGILLSIKEGRRSWNFKSMLYSFLKTPVIIAIFLGIIFQKTKLIDIFMKNILLSSILETIEMLSVMTVPFISLIIGYELKFQKENLSLSFKVVILRNVVLIVLGFLINYIVINKMLGLDNIFQRALITMFLLPPPFIIPLYIRDEDREDKVFISNTLALSTLFTMLIFLLMNILGGVTL
- a CDS encoding PLDc N-terminal domain-containing protein: MEALRQNFPLLLPLFVVQLIFQITAIVDIFKRSKEEIRWENKIIWLIIILVFGFLGPVIYFIFGRK
- a CDS encoding glycosyltransferase family 4 protein, which gives rise to MIVGLFNDSFPPIMDGVAIAVKNYAYYINKKYGKAYVITPSFPGYKDKEEYEVIRYFSIPVILRPPYRFGVPFLDIKVVKKIESIPFDIIHVHSPFSSGILGLYIARKKKIPIVASFHTKYYDDFKEATKSDFLAKIGVKIIVEFYHRVDEVWTVNSATAKTLKEYGFKKDIKIVPNGTDFFPLENLGDYKNKINRIHNLSEEDTVILFVGQMVRQKNVELLLRSLSILKEDNVNFKAIFVGTGKDEDYFKRLAEELKIKDKVIFTGKIFDRELLKAYYARANLLAFPSLYDTSALVIKEASAMGCPSLLIKGSTVAEGEGVIDGFNGFLSENDHITYARKMKEILSQKEFLKKVGENARKTLYKHWEEIVDEVVGNYRELIEKYKKEY
- a CDS encoding ABC transporter permease subunit, whose product is MILKLMKKEWKELVKTGKIYVLLFVFLFFSIGSPVIAKFTPDIIKSLASGSEMQGIIIHLPPPTWKDALLQFFKNLNQIVFIVIVIVFIGSISEEKNRGTASILLSFGVERKKWLLSKFLFQLFVTFIFVLFSYILCAYYTYFLFKEISIYSSLFATLLYLIYVFFVLSLLIFSSSLGKNTIQSAGIFFAIFIIFNLISIFPNLNEYNPMSLSSFENQWILKGVLWKDAIKNIIFTLIYSFILLFLSIIHFENEEL